Proteins encoded together in one Catellatospora citrea window:
- a CDS encoding DNA alkylation repair protein, whose amino-acid sequence MNLTAAAFGERLRGSRSADGSLPMREIFKLGKEYAQLPPTEIEQLLDGATHEERVGAVSVMGHQAQRKQTTPDRLRELYEIYLRRTDRIATWDLVDVSAHHVVGRYLFDKPRDVLYGLARSPLPQERRIAIFCTLHFLRHGQVDDTFALAEILADDDHLMLASTTGGMLREAGKTDRARLLDHLDRYAATAPRVLLRAAIEHLEPEQRRHYLALGR is encoded by the coding sequence ATGAACCTCACCGCGGCCGCATTCGGCGAGCGGCTCCGCGGGTCGCGGTCCGCGGACGGCTCACTGCCCATGCGCGAGATCTTCAAACTCGGCAAGGAGTACGCCCAGCTGCCACCGACCGAGATCGAGCAGCTCCTCGACGGGGCGACGCACGAGGAGCGGGTCGGCGCGGTCAGCGTCATGGGCCACCAGGCGCAGCGCAAGCAGACCACGCCGGACCGCCTGCGCGAGCTGTACGAGATCTACCTGCGCCGCACCGACCGGATCGCGACCTGGGACCTGGTGGACGTGAGCGCACACCACGTCGTCGGCCGCTACCTGTTCGACAAGCCCCGCGACGTGCTCTACGGACTGGCCCGGTCGCCGCTGCCGCAGGAGCGCCGGATCGCGATCTTCTGCACGCTGCACTTTCTGCGCCACGGGCAGGTCGACGACACCTTCGCGCTCGCCGAGATCCTGGCCGACGACGACCATCTGATGCTGGCCTCGACCACCGGAGGCATGCTGCGCGAGGCCGGCAAGACCGACCGCGCCCGGCTGCTGGACCACCTCGACCGGTACGCCGCCACGGCGCCGCGCGTGCTGCTGCGTGCGGCGATCGAGCACCTGGAGCCCGAGCAGCGGCGGCACTACCTGGCCCTCGGTCGCTGA
- a CDS encoding WD40 repeat domain-containing protein: MTAALRDALHRVADDSPPVAVRPGLFDQARRDRLHRRLAGLAAAVALLGGVGLTIRDAVPPTPAAFDTAVDPLPAYVVQAPDWTADIRHAPIRRALVAFDGDPYNTVTVSREDQGMSDERPLGPLTLVGPDDTYRTYDPARDDEPWTGESLLSPDGRYLMTGHGEHSRLLDVTTGHSRALTAGRPLAFSPDSRQAVLVDFDNPWYLHPVRGEIRVVDLPSGAVAWTAPLADGPLPREVKAALSPDGSTLVVQRHGDVYTHRRDGRTGWSRSMNMAGGLAGQLAWTPDGRSIAVDTGDLCLLDADTGATRTCLRWQSMLQRLPEREQTFGLPVVLAWMDGHPIVALPRDVVRLTEVPELIMRTPTYPSSSVGALTVATSRVDWTPRQPGPPDPGPAIHRYRPLIGGAGLGITLLAIGYALLRLRRRHRRTWHRRLPRSGRG, from the coding sequence ATGACGGCCGCTCTGCGCGACGCGCTGCACCGGGTCGCCGACGACTCGCCGCCCGTGGCGGTGCGGCCGGGCCTGTTCGACCAGGCCCGCCGCGACCGGCTGCATCGCCGGCTGGCCGGGCTGGCCGCCGCCGTCGCCCTGCTGGGCGGCGTCGGCCTGACGATCCGGGACGCCGTGCCGCCGACCCCGGCCGCATTCGACACCGCGGTCGACCCGCTGCCCGCGTACGTCGTGCAGGCGCCGGACTGGACGGCGGACATCAGGCATGCCCCGATCCGCCGGGCGCTGGTCGCGTTCGACGGCGACCCGTACAACACCGTCACCGTGTCCCGCGAAGACCAAGGGATGAGCGACGAACGCCCCCTTGGGCCGCTGACGCTGGTCGGCCCCGACGACACGTACCGCACCTATGACCCCGCCCGCGACGACGAGCCGTGGACCGGGGAAAGCCTGCTGTCGCCCGACGGGCGGTACCTGATGACCGGCCACGGCGAGCACTCCCGGCTCCTGGACGTGACGACGGGCCACAGCCGAGCGCTGACGGCCGGCCGGCCGCTGGCGTTCTCTCCGGACAGCCGCCAGGCTGTGCTCGTCGACTTCGACAATCCCTGGTACCTGCATCCGGTGCGCGGCGAGATCCGTGTGGTGGACCTGCCCTCGGGTGCGGTGGCGTGGACGGCGCCGCTGGCGGACGGCCCGCTTCCGCGCGAGGTGAAGGCCGCGCTGTCACCGGACGGTTCGACGCTGGTCGTGCAGCGCCACGGCGACGTCTACACCCACCGGCGTGACGGCCGCACCGGCTGGAGTCGGTCGATGAACATGGCGGGCGGCCTAGCCGGGCAGCTCGCCTGGACCCCCGACGGCAGGAGCATCGCGGTCGACACGGGCGACCTGTGCCTGCTGGACGCGGACACCGGGGCGACACGGACATGCCTGCGCTGGCAGTCCATGCTGCAGCGGCTGCCCGAGCGAGAGCAGACCTTCGGCCTGCCGGTCGTGCTCGCCTGGATGGACGGACACCCGATCGTCGCGCTGCCCCGGGACGTGGTGCGGTTGACCGAGGTGCCTGAGCTCATCATGCGGACGCCGACGTACCCGTCGTCATCGGTCGGCGCGCTCACCGTGGCGACCAGCCGCGTGGACTGGACCCCACGACAGCCCGGACCTCCGGACCCGGGCCCGGCGATCCATCGCTACCGGCCGCTGATCGGCGGAGCCGGGCTGGGGATCACCCTGCTGGCCATCGGGTACGCCCTGCTGCGGCTGCGCCGTCGGCACCGCCGGACGTGGCATCGGCGGTTGCCACGGTCCGGGCGCGGGTAA
- a CDS encoding GNAT family N-acetyltransferase, which yields MRDIVTERLVLRDWRESDLRPWAAINADPQVCEHLGPVWDVAQSAASIARYQEARRRNGFGSLAVELAATGELIGLAGIDPVAPTMPFTGVEIGWRLARSAWGHGYASEAARAVLDHGFTEVGLPEIVAVTLAPNLRSQAVMRRIGMTHAADLDFDHQPEPHGPVFRHVVHRIIRPTA from the coding sequence ATGCGGGACATCGTCACGGAGCGGCTGGTCCTGCGGGACTGGCGCGAGTCGGACCTGCGCCCCTGGGCCGCCATCAACGCCGATCCGCAGGTGTGCGAACACCTCGGGCCGGTCTGGGACGTGGCGCAGTCGGCGGCGTCCATCGCCCGCTACCAGGAGGCGCGCCGGCGCAACGGGTTCGGTTCCCTGGCCGTCGAGCTGGCCGCCACGGGCGAGCTGATCGGCCTGGCGGGCATCGACCCGGTGGCGCCCACGATGCCGTTCACCGGCGTCGAGATCGGCTGGCGGCTGGCCCGCTCAGCCTGGGGTCACGGGTACGCCTCGGAGGCCGCGCGGGCGGTGCTGGACCACGGGTTCACCGAGGTGGGGCTGCCGGAGATCGTCGCGGTCACGCTGGCGCCGAATCTGCGCTCGCAGGCGGTGATGCGCCGCATCGGCATGACCCACGCAGCCGACCTGGACTTCGACCACCAGCCCGAACCGCACGGCCCGGTCTTCCGGCACGTGGTCCACCGCATCATCCGGCCGACCGCCTGA
- a CDS encoding SigE family RNA polymerase sigma factor yields the protein MDTAQARAAFEEFVAARSAALGRTAYLLTGHRQDVEDLLQSALARAAVRWAGLDEPEAYVRRVLYTQSVSRWRALRRRPPELLTDQLPQTAATEPCHDTRVVLDLALRRLTPKQRAVLVLRFYEDRSESQAAELLDCSVGTVKSQTRHALMRLRVLNPQLAQLVDGRLPQEVTAR from the coding sequence ATGGACACGGCACAGGCGCGCGCGGCGTTCGAGGAGTTCGTGGCCGCCCGTTCGGCCGCGCTCGGTCGAACGGCATATCTGCTCACCGGGCACCGGCAGGACGTCGAGGACCTGCTGCAGTCGGCGCTGGCCCGGGCCGCCGTACGGTGGGCCGGGCTCGACGAGCCCGAGGCGTACGTCCGGCGCGTCCTCTACACCCAGTCCGTGTCCCGCTGGCGCGCGCTGCGCCGCAGACCCCCGGAACTGCTCACCGACCAGCTTCCGCAGACCGCGGCCACCGAACCGTGCCACGACACCCGGGTCGTGCTCGACCTTGCGCTGCGTCGCCTCACCCCGAAGCAGCGAGCGGTGCTGGTGCTGCGCTTCTACGAGGACCGCAGCGAGTCCCAGGCCGCGGAGCTGCTCGACTGCTCCGTCGGCACGGTGAAGAGCCAGACCCGGCACGCGCTGATGCGGCTGCGCGTCCTCAACCCGCAACTGGCGCAGCTGGTCGACGGCCGGCTGCCGCAGGAGGTGACAGCCCGATGA